Proteins from one Microbacterium proteolyticum genomic window:
- a CDS encoding NtaA/DmoA family FMN-dependent monooxygenase (This protein belongs to a clade of FMN-dependent monooxygenases, within a broader family of flavin-dependent oxidoreductases, the luciferase-like monooxygenase (LMM) family, some of whose members use coenzyme F420 rather than FMN.): protein MTTKKQIILAAYVGGVNEHTAWEHPDAGSQIAFSTFRHVAQTAERGRFDYFFLAEGLALRARDGRIFDHDIAGRPDTLPVLAALAAVTEHLGLVGTLNATFNEPYELARQIASLDHLSGGRAGWNVVTSFDAFTGANFRRGGFLPHADRYVRAEETVATVRELWDSWAADAIAADKDAGTFLRDPRAGAFAHHGSQFDIEGRFTVPRSPQGRPVIVQAGVSPQGRDFAASTADAIFSPFSTLEEGRAFREDIRARAARFGRDPEHVKILPSAGFVLGDSRADAEEKARHILDQQLSDRTIQVTFEQVWNRDLSAYDLDGPVPDVDPDPEAPSFIQGRAFIFQDRFETVRAWRELAAKRGLTFRGLARAVARGPQYVGTPAQVAEELDAFVQQGGGDGVVLGSHVVPSGLDEFVDLVVPLLQERGSLRTEYEGTTLRDNLGLPAPDRLVEPALVGAVGR, encoded by the coding sequence ATGACCACGAAAAAGCAGATCATCCTCGCCGCCTACGTGGGCGGCGTCAACGAGCACACCGCGTGGGAGCACCCGGATGCCGGGAGCCAGATCGCGTTCTCGACCTTCCGGCACGTCGCGCAGACCGCGGAGCGCGGCCGATTCGACTACTTCTTCCTCGCCGAGGGCCTCGCCCTGCGGGCGCGCGACGGACGCATCTTCGATCACGACATCGCCGGGCGCCCCGACACCCTGCCCGTGCTGGCCGCGCTCGCCGCGGTGACCGAGCACCTGGGGCTCGTCGGCACGCTGAACGCCACCTTCAACGAGCCGTACGAACTGGCTCGCCAGATCGCGAGCCTCGACCATCTGTCGGGCGGCCGCGCCGGGTGGAACGTCGTCACCTCGTTCGACGCCTTCACGGGCGCCAACTTCCGCCGCGGCGGTTTCCTGCCGCACGCCGACCGATACGTCCGCGCCGAGGAGACGGTGGCGACCGTGCGGGAGCTGTGGGACTCCTGGGCGGCCGATGCCATCGCCGCGGACAAGGATGCCGGGACGTTCCTCCGCGACCCGCGCGCGGGTGCGTTCGCGCATCACGGCAGCCAGTTCGACATCGAGGGCCGCTTCACGGTTCCCCGCAGCCCCCAGGGTCGACCCGTGATCGTGCAGGCGGGGGTGTCGCCCCAGGGGCGCGACTTCGCGGCATCCACCGCCGATGCGATCTTCTCGCCGTTCTCGACCCTCGAGGAGGGACGGGCGTTCCGCGAGGACATCCGCGCCCGCGCCGCGCGCTTCGGTCGTGATCCGGAGCACGTGAAGATCCTGCCGTCGGCCGGGTTCGTGCTCGGCGACAGCCGGGCCGACGCCGAGGAGAAGGCGCGGCACATCCTCGATCAGCAGCTGAGCGACCGCACGATCCAGGTCACCTTCGAGCAGGTCTGGAACCGCGACCTGTCGGCCTACGACCTCGACGGCCCCGTTCCGGACGTCGACCCCGATCCGGAGGCTCCGTCCTTCATCCAGGGGCGGGCGTTCATCTTCCAGGACCGCTTCGAGACCGTCCGCGCGTGGCGCGAGCTCGCAGCGAAACGGGGCCTCACGTTCCGGGGCCTCGCCCGCGCGGTCGCCCGCGGCCCGCAGTACGTCGGAACCCCCGCGCAGGTTGCCGAGGAGCTCGACGCCTTCGTCCAGCAGGGCGGCGGCGACGGGGTCGTGCTCGGCTCGCACGTGGTGCCCTCGGGCCTCGACGAGTTCGTCGACCTCGTGGTTCCGCTGCTGCAGGAGCGCGGATCGCTGCGTACCGAGTACGAGGGCACGACCCTGCGGGACAACCTGGGCCTCCCGGCCCCGGATCGCCTCGTCGAACCCGCCCTCGTCGGCGCGGTCGGACGTTGA
- a CDS encoding DUF1684 domain-containing protein — protein sequence MTTTAHETLERARFASEWEDWHRAHEARRADPHGFLAVTALFWIAEESQTFPGIPGRWRTSLDGPVVELEEGEWLRLGDATITGRHAFGAIAERGGVTVGFDGGVIEVARRGGRDILRPRRPDFPFLGSYRGTPAYAPDPKWRVEATFVRYAAPRRHEVGAAVDGLSHVYESPGYLEFDIDDETFRLVAFPGHAEGTLTVLFTDATSGRTTYAANRSLSVDAPGADGRTVVDFTRAVNLPCAYTDFATCPLPPAENRLTVAVEAGEKTPVARAEGEVTARGIEPTGTAR from the coding sequence ATGACCACGACCGCGCACGAGACCCTCGAGCGGGCTCGATTCGCCTCGGAGTGGGAGGACTGGCATCGCGCCCACGAAGCGCGCCGGGCAGACCCCCACGGCTTCCTCGCCGTGACGGCGCTGTTCTGGATCGCGGAGGAGTCGCAGACCTTCCCCGGCATCCCCGGGCGGTGGCGCACGTCGCTCGACGGACCGGTGGTCGAGCTGGAGGAGGGCGAGTGGCTCCGTCTGGGCGACGCCACGATCACGGGGCGGCACGCGTTCGGGGCGATCGCCGAGCGCGGGGGAGTGACCGTCGGGTTCGACGGGGGCGTGATCGAGGTGGCGCGCCGTGGGGGCCGCGACATCCTCCGCCCCCGTCGGCCCGACTTCCCGTTCCTGGGCTCCTACCGCGGGACGCCCGCCTACGCGCCCGATCCGAAGTGGCGGGTCGAGGCGACGTTCGTGCGTTACGCCGCTCCGCGTCGGCACGAGGTGGGCGCGGCTGTGGACGGGCTGTCGCACGTCTACGAGTCGCCGGGGTATCTCGAGTTCGACATCGACGACGAGACGTTCCGGCTCGTGGCTTTCCCGGGGCACGCGGAGGGCACGCTGACCGTCCTGTTCACGGATGCCACGAGCGGTCGCACCACGTACGCGGCGAACCGATCGCTGAGCGTCGACGCGCCCGGAGCCGATGGCCGCACGGTCGTGGACTTCACTCGCGCCGTCAACCTGCCGTGCGCCTACACTGACTTCGCGACGTGCCCCCTGCCCCCGGCCGAGAACCGGTTGACGGTCGCCGTCGAGGCGGGGGAGAAGACCCCCGTCGCCCGAGCCGAGGGGGAGGTCACCGCCCGCGGGATCGAGCCGACGGGCACCGCCCGGTGA
- a CDS encoding MFS transporter: MSPAAAEAPGADSAAARAALACCLAAGFATLLDATSVAYTAPAVAVSLNAETSGVQWFLAAYSLTFGLGLVPAGRLGDAFGRRELFVGGMLAFLGGAVASALAPSVWLLVVGRLVQGLGAGFVSAQVLGLIQDTSRGSQRVRALGAYSAIGALAAIVGPLAAGALLWLFPADIGWRLVLLTPVPFAAVAIWRGLRSLPPARPSRLTTGLDLPGIALLGAVVVLVTLPVIDPGMPPAQVAGTLGAVAVLVVVLTVWERGYARRGRLALFAPALLRSGGFLAGNVVALLWFGSLLALSTAVTVYFLQAAHLPAFLVAVAFIPGSLARLLTSRASSAIFARFGPLTVIGGLLVELLALLLLLGSSSVWGSWPLLLAVVLLQIVMGVGGGLVEPALRAVTLGYAPPTLHGVAASFLQLTQRLSATFFVALTTGILLGATAAPSLSTLRIAVAVCGGAVLVALAVALASSAFRAGPTTPGPVGEGRDARVLPAVSGAAAGDVPPRDTGPMTAAHGRWTIERVDWDDERAVALRAAMDAEISPRYAEVFAAFDDDTAAVLAEDFAVDPATIVDVVLILDAAGEPIGHAALRALGGELEVKRVFVHRRARGTGASRELMAELERLGAARGATRLILQTGDRQPEAIALYEHIGYHAIDIFPPYVRFPASRCFAKPLEAVRA; this comes from the coding sequence GTGAGCCCGGCGGCGGCCGAGGCTCCCGGCGCGGACTCGGCCGCCGCCCGAGCGGCGCTCGCGTGCTGCCTGGCGGCCGGATTCGCGACCCTGCTCGACGCGACCTCCGTCGCCTACACCGCCCCCGCCGTCGCGGTGTCCTTGAACGCGGAGACCTCGGGGGTGCAGTGGTTCCTCGCGGCGTACTCGCTGACGTTCGGTCTGGGGCTCGTGCCGGCGGGTCGCCTCGGCGATGCGTTCGGCCGTCGCGAGCTGTTCGTCGGGGGGATGCTCGCCTTTCTCGGGGGAGCCGTCGCGTCGGCACTCGCCCCGTCGGTGTGGCTGCTCGTCGTCGGCCGACTGGTGCAGGGGCTGGGTGCGGGTTTCGTCAGCGCCCAGGTCCTGGGCCTCATCCAGGACACGTCCCGCGGCTCGCAGCGTGTGCGCGCGCTCGGCGCTTACAGCGCGATCGGCGCGCTGGCCGCCATCGTCGGTCCGCTCGCGGCGGGCGCGCTTCTGTGGCTGTTCCCCGCCGACATCGGATGGCGGCTGGTGCTCCTGACCCCCGTGCCGTTCGCGGCGGTCGCGATCTGGCGGGGCCTGCGCTCCCTCCCGCCCGCGCGCCCGTCCCGGCTGACCACGGGTCTCGACCTCCCGGGGATCGCTCTGCTCGGCGCGGTCGTGGTGCTGGTCACCCTCCCGGTGATCGATCCCGGGATGCCGCCCGCGCAGGTCGCGGGCACCCTCGGCGCCGTGGCGGTGCTCGTGGTCGTGCTGACCGTGTGGGAGCGCGGATACGCGCGGCGGGGCCGGCTCGCGCTGTTCGCTCCCGCCCTCCTGCGCTCGGGCGGGTTCCTCGCCGGCAACGTCGTCGCGCTCCTGTGGTTCGGGAGCCTGCTCGCGCTCTCCACCGCCGTGACGGTGTATTTCCTGCAGGCGGCACACCTCCCGGCGTTCCTCGTCGCCGTCGCGTTCATCCCCGGTTCGCTGGCGCGGCTCCTCACGTCGCGGGCGAGTTCCGCGATCTTCGCCCGGTTCGGACCCCTGACGGTGATCGGCGGGCTCCTCGTCGAGCTCCTGGCGCTGCTGCTCCTGCTGGGGTCGAGCAGCGTGTGGGGTTCGTGGCCGCTGCTGCTGGCGGTGGTGCTCCTGCAGATCGTGATGGGGGTGGGGGGCGGGCTCGTCGAACCCGCGTTGCGGGCGGTCACCCTCGGCTACGCCCCACCGACGCTCCACGGCGTGGCGGCATCGTTCCTCCAGCTGACCCAACGGCTCTCGGCCACGTTCTTCGTGGCCCTCACCACGGGGATCCTCCTCGGCGCCACCGCCGCGCCCTCGCTGTCGACGCTGCGCATCGCCGTCGCGGTGTGCGGGGGAGCCGTCCTGGTGGCCCTCGCGGTGGCCCTCGCCTCTTCCGCGTTCCGCGCCGGCCCGACGACTCCCGGACCGGTCGGGGAGGGCCGCGATGCGCGCGTGTTACCCGCCGTTTCCGGCGCCGCCGCCGGTGACGTCCCGCCCCGCGATACTGGCCCGATGACGGCGGCGCACGGGCGATGGACGATCGAACGGGTCGACTGGGACGACGAGCGCGCGGTCGCGCTGCGCGCGGCGATGGACGCGGAGATCAGCCCGCGGTACGCCGAGGTCTTCGCCGCGTTCGACGACGACACCGCGGCCGTGCTCGCCGAGGACTTCGCGGTCGATCCGGCGACGATCGTCGATGTCGTGCTGATCCTGGATGCCGCCGGAGAACCGATCGGGCATGCCGCTCTGCGCGCGCTCGGCGGCGAGCTCGAGGTCAAGCGCGTGTTCGTGCACCGACGCGCGCGGGGGACGGGCGCGAGCCGTGAGCTCATGGCCGAGCTGGAGAGGCTCGGCGCCGCCCGCGGTGCGACGCGCCTGATCCTGCAGACCGGTGACCGCCAGCCGGAGGCGATCGCGCTCTACGAGCACATCGGGTATCACGCGATCGACATCTTCCCGCCCTACGTCCGTTTCCCCGCATCGCGGTGCTTCGCGAAGCCCCTCGAGGCGGTCCGCGCGTGA